A single genomic interval of Aegicerativicinus sediminis harbors:
- a CDS encoding META domain-containing protein, with amino-acid sequence MNMSTYKNVFLALLGPLFLLILGCGDNKKSQTETDSLPEDSTAIKVEVMKDNTKAFVETDTYFKATGTEPFWSLELMNNKIVFKTPTDSIITPSTKPVKAMDANVSRYTINTESANLVIQIKQGSCTNAMSGEAFPYQVTVEYKSTKEKEFTKVNGCGTYVTDYRLNDIWSLSTINSEKVTTDDFANEFPYLEINTTQNTFLGYAGCNRMNGTVFFENNILRFTNIVTTKMACAEGNKEDEFLRALRGVTTYSIGENGLYLSNPSGVELTFKKVD; translated from the coding sequence ATGAACATGTCCACTTATAAAAATGTATTTCTAGCCTTGCTTGGTCCATTATTTCTTTTGATTTTAGGTTGTGGTGACAATAAAAAATCACAAACTGAAACTGACTCATTACCCGAGGATAGTACAGCTATTAAAGTTGAGGTAATGAAAGACAATACAAAGGCGTTTGTGGAAACGGATACCTATTTTAAAGCTACTGGTACCGAACCATTTTGGAGCTTGGAGTTGATGAATAATAAAATCGTTTTTAAAACACCCACAGATTCTATTATCACCCCCTCTACAAAACCAGTTAAGGCTATGGATGCCAATGTATCTCGATATACCATAAACACAGAATCGGCCAACCTGGTCATACAAATTAAGCAGGGCAGCTGTACCAATGCTATGTCTGGCGAGGCTTTTCCTTACCAGGTAACGGTGGAATATAAATCAACCAAGGAGAAGGAATTTACCAAAGTGAATGGCTGCGGGACCTATGTGACAGACTATCGATTGAACGATATTTGGTCGCTTAGTACCATTAATTCTGAAAAAGTGACCACTGATGATTTTGCGAATGAATTTCCCTATTTGGAAATCAATACCACCCAAAATACATTTTTGGGCTATGCTGGTTGTAATAGAATGAACGGTACCGTATTCTTTGAAAACAACATTCTCAGGTTTACCAATATTGTCACTACAAAAATGGCTTGTGCAGAAGGTAATAAGGAGGATGAATTTTTGAGGGCCTTACGTGGTGTAACTACTTATTCAATTGGAGAAAATGGTCTTTATCTTTCTAATCCTTCTG
- a CDS encoding peroxiredoxin, with protein MATIRLGDTAPNFTAESTEGTINFHEWLGNSWGVLFSHPADYTPVCTTELGTVAKYKKEFDKRNVKVVALSVDGLESHKDWVNDINETQNTTVNFPILADEDRHVSELYDMIHPNASEKATVRSVFVIDPDKKVKLIITYPASTGRNFDELLRVIDSLQLTAYHKVATPANWNVGDECVIVPAVTNEQIPELFPKGYKEIKPYLRLTPQPNLN; from the coding sequence ATGGCAACTATAAGACTAGGGGATACAGCCCCAAACTTTACAGCAGAATCTACGGAAGGAACCATTAATTTTCACGAATGGTTGGGCAATAGCTGGGGTGTTTTATTTTCACATCCAGCAGACTATACGCCGGTTTGTACAACAGAACTTGGTACAGTAGCTAAATACAAAAAAGAATTCGATAAGCGCAATGTAAAAGTTGTAGCGCTTAGTGTGGATGGATTAGAATCACACAAAGATTGGGTGAACGATATTAACGAAACCCAAAATACAACGGTTAATTTCCCCATCCTGGCCGATGAGGACCGCCACGTTTCAGAATTATATGATATGATTCACCCAAACGCCAGCGAAAAAGCAACCGTACGCTCAGTATTTGTAATAGATCCCGATAAAAAAGTGAAATTGATCATCACTTATCCTGCCTCTACAGGAAGGAATTTTGATGAATTGTTAAGGGTGATTGATTCCCTTCAATTAACGGCGTACCATAAGGTAGCAACACCTGCCAATTGGAATGTGGGCGACGAGTGTGTGATCGTACCTGCGGTAACCAATGAGCAAATACCAGAATTATTTCCAAAAGGCTATAAAGAAATAAAACCTTATCTGCGTTTAACACCACAACCCAATTTAAATTAG
- a CDS encoding TonB-dependent receptor domain-containing protein — protein MNSRKKHFLLAVIFILSFLNCPLLYSQNQISGRVIDFNTGMPIAHAKISTLNSLELAISDWDGNFSIEFRSDLVVEANGYLSKQIKVEEEAVFLLIQLEEDYRQLEEVTITALSLGYNKTNSVQAISQISSQELQLYNSSFYNSILNTLPGVFMQSGTLNTSRISIRGIGARSLFGTANIRAYFGDIPLTDGNGESAIEDLELSSLAGISVIKGPSASTFGVGLGGTILLQPNFGNGQSTKLSSSFEAGSFGYQKYLANTSFSLDDARFNVLYSSTLSDGFRENNSYDRKTLTLTSRWTLDAKNSLTLLASYVDLFGGIPSSLDRDDFEESPERAAFVWGRAEAYEDSQALILGLSWRHYFEQSGSWVSSIFLNSKTNEEPRPFNILEEATQGMGLRSRYENHIDLLQKRFNYSFGLEGFYDRYKPKTFENLYASFPPGTGSVKGEMLTNLREKRYYINLFAEGRWSVSEATEVVLGLNVNKTEYQLRDLQNSVDDYPNRYSFDLLVSPKIGIVSKLSESFRLFGNISHGYSNPTTAETLLPEGVFNPDLNPEVGWNFEIGSRFQWKNYLKAELSLYHMKVTNSLVSRRTIDDNFYAINAGKARYNGLELSLSSTLWKNANTQLQFLGALSLNDYEFTDFVDADNDFSGNRVTGTPNHMYNLQLQLLNYSGFYGRLSYNHIGDMPVNDANQFFSDSYGLVDAKLGFKTTLFNQLFLNVYGGINNALDKAYASQLQINALGFGTNLPRFYYPGNPRNWYAGIHLTYQAGL, from the coding sequence TTGAACTCTAGGAAAAAGCATTTTTTACTTGCCGTAATTTTCATCCTTTCTTTTTTGAATTGTCCACTGCTGTACAGTCAAAACCAAATCAGTGGACGAGTTATTGACTTTAATACCGGCATGCCGATTGCCCATGCTAAAATCTCAACCCTAAATTCACTCGAACTTGCAATTTCAGATTGGGACGGAAATTTCTCAATTGAATTTAGAAGTGATTTAGTTGTGGAGGCCAATGGATATCTTTCAAAACAAATTAAGGTTGAGGAAGAAGCTGTCTTTTTGCTTATACAACTTGAAGAGGATTATAGGCAATTAGAAGAAGTTACTATTACGGCCCTAAGTTTGGGTTACAACAAAACTAACAGTGTTCAGGCGATATCTCAGATTTCCTCCCAAGAGTTACAACTTTATAATTCAAGTTTTTACAATAGTATTTTAAATACATTGCCAGGTGTGTTTATGCAATCTGGTACATTGAATACCAGCCGAATCAGCATTAGGGGGATAGGTGCCAGAAGTCTTTTCGGTACAGCCAATATTAGGGCGTATTTTGGTGATATCCCCTTAACCGATGGTAACGGGGAATCCGCCATCGAAGATTTGGAATTATCAAGTTTAGCGGGAATCTCTGTGATAAAAGGCCCGTCTGCAAGTACGTTCGGAGTTGGGCTCGGAGGAACAATTTTGTTACAACCCAATTTTGGAAATGGACAATCCACCAAACTTTCAAGTTCTTTTGAAGCAGGCAGTTTTGGCTATCAAAAATATTTGGCCAACACCTCTTTTTCTTTGGATGATGCACGATTTAATGTGCTTTATAGTTCAACCTTGTCGGATGGATTCAGGGAGAATAATTCCTACGATAGGAAAACTTTAACGCTCACTTCAAGATGGACTTTAGACGCAAAAAACAGTCTAACTTTATTAGCCTCATATGTTGATTTATTTGGTGGCATACCGAGTTCTTTAGATCGTGATGATTTTGAAGAATCACCAGAACGTGCTGCATTTGTATGGGGAAGGGCAGAGGCCTATGAAGATTCCCAAGCTTTGATTTTAGGGCTCAGTTGGCGGCATTATTTTGAACAATCAGGGAGCTGGGTAAGCTCTATATTTCTGAATTCAAAAACCAATGAAGAACCAAGGCCATTTAATATTTTAGAAGAGGCTACCCAAGGAATGGGGCTGAGGAGCAGGTACGAAAATCATATTGATTTATTGCAGAAGAGGTTCAATTACTCATTTGGCCTAGAAGGCTTTTACGATAGGTACAAACCAAAAACCTTTGAAAACCTTTATGCCTCCTTTCCTCCGGGTACAGGCAGTGTTAAAGGAGAGATGTTAACCAATTTACGAGAAAAACGTTATTATATTAATCTGTTTGCTGAAGGTCGATGGAGTGTTTCTGAAGCCACAGAAGTAGTTCTTGGATTAAATGTGAATAAAACCGAATACCAGCTTAGAGACCTTCAAAATTCTGTGGATGATTATCCGAACCGCTATTCTTTTGATTTGCTGGTTTCACCCAAGATCGGGATTGTCTCAAAACTAAGTGAAAGTTTTAGGTTATTTGGGAATATAAGCCATGGTTACTCAAACCCAACTACAGCAGAAACTCTATTGCCTGAAGGGGTATTTAATCCAGATTTAAACCCGGAAGTTGGATGGAATTTTGAAATCGGTTCTCGCTTTCAATGGAAAAACTACCTGAAAGCTGAATTGTCTTTATACCATATGAAAGTGACCAATTCCTTGGTCAGTCGACGTACTATTGATGATAATTTTTATGCGATAAATGCAGGAAAGGCTCGGTATAATGGACTTGAATTGAGTTTAAGTAGTACCCTTTGGAAAAATGCCAACACCCAACTACAATTTTTGGGAGCCTTAAGCCTAAACGACTACGAATTCACAGATTTTGTGGATGCCGATAACGATTTTAGCGGAAATCGGGTAACAGGCACCCCTAATCATATGTATAATCTTCAGCTACAGTTGTTAAATTATTCGGGCTTTTATGGTCGTTTATCCTATAACCATATTGGTGATATGCCTGTAAATGACGCCAATCAATTTTTTAGCGATTCCTATGGGTTAGTTGATGCCAAGCTAGGTTTTAAAACAACCTTATTTAACCAATTATTTCTAAATGTATATGGCGGGATCAATAATGCATTGGATAAGGCCTATGCGTCCCAACTTCAAATTAATGCACTTGGCTTCGGAACCAATCTTCCACGCTTCTATTATCCTGGTAATCCACGTAATTGGTATGCGGGGATTCACCTAACCTATCAGGCTGGTTTATAA